The Methanobrevibacter thaueri region AATGAGAAAGTTTCATCCGGAATATGTTCTATTATCTGATTGAACGAATCGATTGCCAATTCATATTCCCCCATATGATAACAAGCCACCCCTTTTTTGAGATGAACATTCAAATTATTGGAATCTATTTTTAAGGCCTTATCAAAGCATCTGAACGACTCTTCCTTTTGAAATAGAAATGCATGGCACAAACCCTTCAACAACCACCCCTCAATATTATTTCCATCAATGATTAGAAGTTTATCAAGATAATTAATTGCCTTTTCATTTTCAAACCTATCAGAATAATATTCTGCTTTTTTAAGTAAATTATTAGACATACGTTCTTTAAACATTTGATTTAACTTCCCTATTCGTCCATATGATTTAATAACCAAATTATTAATGAATAAATAATAACAAATATCGATTCAGAAGCTTCTACAGCTAAAGATAATGTTAATAATTCATGAAGATGAGATTTTAAGAATGTAACCTTTTCAGAAGTTGTTTCTAATGAATTAAAATCATTTAAAATATCTTTAACATATTTTCCAACATTAGTCCAATTTCCAGGATCAGAATCATCAGAATCTCCTCCAACCGCAGTGAAATAAAGTGGTAAATTCATATTTTTATCATGATTTAATTTAGCATTGTAATTTTTAATTGTTTGCTTATCTTTTTTAGGATTTGGATTTGATTTATAATGTGAAATAATATATTCATCTAATGATTGGCCATTCAATACTAAAATTACAGGAGGTTTATCAAATAATTTTTGAGTATTATAATCAATTCCTTCATAAATTGTAATATTCGGATAATCCTTATAGTTTGGATTTACTAAATAACATAATTCTTTCCAAAGTTCATTTGCCTCATCAGGGCAAAGAATAATAAATAATGGAATGGCAATGAGTGCAGCAGCTCCTAATGAAAGACCAGTTACCCCTTCTAAAACCACGGCTCCTCCTTCAACAAACACTGAAGACAAAATACTGATACTAAAAATATTCTTTAAATCTTTATACTCCTCACTTAATTTATCTAAAATACTATCCCCATAACCCCAAGTATCATCACTAACATCATCATGGTAACATGGCATTGTTCCCAATAAACCATAAAAACTAAAGTAATCGTGTACAATGCCTGTTTCATCCTCTAAAATCAACAAAGTACCATTATCGCCTTCACGCTTAATGACTGTATAACCACTGCCGGTAATTATCTCTAAAGTTTCATTATTCAGATAACTTTCAAGCAAACCTAAAGTAACACTTCCAATCACAGTAGTATTCCAGACATTATTTCCAACCAACTGCTCCACTAGACTGAAGCTAAAACTGGTTGCAAAGTTAAACTTCCAAACACTACTACTGTTTCCTATGGCTTCACGACCCATAAGATGATCAGACTCTCCTGTAATATACAAACAATTATAGTCATTGCAAAGTGAAACACAAACTGGACTGATACGACTCCAAGTCACATTAAATTTTTCAGCCGCATCATCAGCCACACGATCATTTTCATAAATAACAAGCAAAGGAGTTAAAAAAGTACCATAAGCAGCTTTCATCAAACCAGGAGCATAATATTCCTTTTGATTCAACCAGTACCTTAAATCATCATCTGTCACATTGCTTTTAGCTATTGCAAAACTGCGCATACCTTCATATCCAATGCTTTCATTATTCTCATCCTCAATGTCAGTATAATAAATATTACTTATACGGTCTACATAACCAGACGGAGGTGACAACAAAACATTACATCCACCATATTCAAAATTGATGTCAGGTGTAATATCACCATGATAGTCAATGTGTGTCTCAATCATGTCAATAAAAAGCATTTTATGGGTGTGAACAAAATTTAATTCATCATCAGTTAAATTATATGCTAATTGAAGATAATTCAGGAAAGTGGAATAAACCAGTTCATCATCTGCAGGGTCAATGCCTGCATACTCCGCAAAACTATCATAATATCCATTAGGTTGCCATACTCCCTCTTTCATACTTGCAAAAACATTATTTAAAAACTTAATGGCTTCAAAAACATTGCTACTGTAATTATCCTTATAAGTCTGATAAAAGAGGTTAGTAATGTTAAATGATTGGATAATCTCACCGTTGACAATGAGATTAATAGTACCTGAATATAATGTGGTTTCAGACCAACTGACAGTAATCCAATAGATATTGTCAGTAAAATCAATGGAAGTGGTGTAGTTTACAAACCATTCAGTGGCAACATCTTCGGCTGATGAAAATAAAGTAATGTCGATTGTGGCTTTTTTATTGAATGTACGGGTAATGTTTCCATAATCCAAATGTGAAACAACATATATGTTATCCCAATTGCAGAATAAATCACCTAATTCAAAATCAACAAAAGCTTTTCCCTGTTTTAAGTAGCTCAAATTATATTTGTAATTTGCATCATTATTAAAGCAGTAAATCAATGCCTCCAAACCATCCGGAAGATAACCCTCATATGATAAATCCCCACCTATGTTATTGCAGGTCATGTCCAGATAGAATTGTGCTCTTTGAACAAAACTATTGTCATCAATGGTATATGATGCTGAAAAAAGATTCATCACAATCCATGAATTCATAATTAAATTTCCAGTAGCATTAAACACATTGGCAAGCACATACTGGTTAGTTGAAATCATTGGAGTATTATCACCCCACCAATTATCACCAATATCATAAGTGCAGGTTGCCTGTGAGAAGAAATCATAATAATAATTATCACATAAACGGTTCAAATAAAATAAATCGTCATGAGACTCAAGAGCATGATGTAAAAAAACACCATAAAGATTATTAAAGATATTGTTTGATTTATAGGTATTGTTTATGGAACGACGTAAAAATAATCCATAACCATTATCATTTAAACAATTATTATATATTGATGAATTGGATGAGGATATAACTAAAGCAGCAGTAAAATTAGATATGGTATTATGCTCTATGGAGATATTTGAGCAGGTCACATACAAACCAATGCCCTTTAAAGAATTTTTACTTAATATTTTATTTTTGGTTATTGAAATATTATCTGAAGTGCCATCCGTAATGATAATGCCTACAGAATCATCATTGGAGTTTAGTGAAATTGTATTGTTGAATATGGTTAAATTATCTGACTTTCTAATTGTGAAACCGGACATTCCTCCAATATAATGGTCACAATCAATTGTATTGTATGCAATTAATGAATTCACATCCCCATCTGTTTCAATGGAACTGTGAAGATTTAAAAAACTATTACCCATTATTGAAACATTGCATGCATTTAAAATGACAACGCCAAAAGTGGAATTGACAATATTAAAACCGTATACAATACTGTTACTTCCCTGATTTGTAATTCCAACAACAGGATTAGTAGATGATGAACCTTTTAGGGTTGCATTGTAACCAATCAAGTTCAAATGTTTATTAATGGTAATGTGTTCTTGATATAAACCTTCTTTTACCTTGATTGTGTCACCGTCATGAGTATCCAAATCATCAATGGCTGATTGTATGGTATTGAATCCTTTTCCTGAATTGATGTTGGCAACATTATCAAAAATGTAATTGCAAGTAATGACATTGCTTTTAAGGCCTGCGAAATCTTCTGCATAAAACTTTAGGCAAGTTGTTGAGGTTATATTTATTGAATTTGAATATAAAATACCATTAGTCAGCGGATTTGATCCATCAATTGCATAATAAATCTTTGAATCATTATCCAAATTATCCCAACTATACAAGTCTACTATAATCGGTGAGGAATACAAATCAGAATAATAATTACACCACGCAAATGGGGCTTTATCATCGATTACATAATGTTGATGCACTACTTCGCTTCCATATTCATAGTATAAATCATAAACTCCAATAGGCAACGTGAAATTAATGGAATCAAATGACTGAATCCAATTGACATTATCCCAACTATACCATAGATATTCATCTTCCTCAATGCTTAACTCAACAGTCAAATTGGACCGATTATAACACCCACCAGGATAATTGACATTAGGATAATTGTCTTTTATTGTGATAATCGGGTTTCCCCTACCAATTAAGGATACAGATTTTGTTACATATATCGGCCCATAAAATACACCAGGACCAATGTATATAACATCACCATCCACAGTGTCATCATCATCAATAGCGGCCTGAATTGTCCTAAAACCCTTTCCAGAATTAATATTTCCAACACGAGCAAAAATATAATTACAACAAACAATAGGACTTCTCAAACCTCCTAAATCTTCAGCATAAAACTTCAAACTAGTGGTCTGTGAAATATTAATTAACCCCTGATATAAAATACCATTCTCCAATGGATCAGAACCATCAACAGTATAATAAATTCTTGGATTAACATCCAAATTATCTATTGAAGATAAGCTTACCTGAATAGGATTATAATATAAATCTGATTGAAAGTTACTTGAAACTACAGGAGTTTCACAGTCAACAACATAATGCTGACAGCATATTTCCCCATCACCAGCATAATATAAATCATAAATCCCCTGATTTAAAACAAAAGAAACAGATTGGTTTGATTCAAACCAGCTGACATTATCCCAACTATAACTGACTGAACTTGCACCGTTAACATTTAACATTACAGTCAAGTTACTCTGATTATAGTAACCTTCACCATAATCAACCGAAGGAGAATCATAATTAGAAGAAGCAATCAAATCATTGTTAATGTTTAATGAATCATTAACATCAATTTCAGCATCATTTAAAACAACACCCTCATCCAAACTACCACAAGTGCGATTGCAATCAACATCCATTGCACATGCCTGTGAAATCGACATGCAGCAAATTATAGCCAAGAAAACTATGAAAATTCTTTGGAAATTATTCATATTTCCATCTCATTAAAATATTCTAAATTATAGTTTATTTAATAAAATATAAAAAACTTTTCAATATAATTGATGAAAAACAAAAATGATGAACCTTGTTTATACTTAACAAAAAAATGAAAAATATCTTAAAAATGATTTTATATGTTAAATCAAGGGAGCAAATGGCAATGCAAACAAGTTCAATAATATGAAATATTTGTTTTATTAAAATGAGATTTGTTGAAGAGAATATATGTTAAAATTAATGAGAAATGAAATAGGTTTAAGATGTTGGGAAATCATCATGATTTGATGTGAGACATGTAGATTGAAAAAAATAAAATAATAGAGAAATTAAAATTTCCCTATTTCAAAACGATTTTGACTTTTTTGGTTGTGGCCTTATAGTACTTGTTTCCCTTGAAGGTGATCTTTGCAGTGTATCTGCCCTTCTTGGTGAACTTCCTGATTTTGAATGTTGCCTTACCCTTGGCGTTTGTGGTAGCCTTGAATGTTTTCTTGCCAATCTTAATGATCAATTTAACTTTTTTGATTGGAGTTTTGCCTGACTTCAGGGTTACAGTGTACTTTTTGGTTTTCAAGGATTTCTTGAAGGTTTTCTTTTTGGCTGTGATTTTGGAAGCCTTTTTGGTTACTTTTGCATTGTTTCCACCATTGGACGGATTGACATTGCTTGGAGTGGAACCGTTGGTATCACCAGTGCCATTGGTACCATTGCCTGCTGGAGT contains the following coding sequences:
- a CDS encoding tetratricopeptide repeat protein, with translation MFKERMSNNLLKKAEYYSDRFENEKAINYLDKLLIIDGNNIEGWLLKGLCHAFLFQKEESFRCFDKALKIDSNNLNVHLKKGVACYHMGEYELAIDSFNQIIEHIPDETFS
- a CDS encoding chitobiase/beta-hexosaminidase C-terminal domain-containing protein, whose translation is MNNFQRIFIVFLAIICCMSISQACAMDVDCNRTCGSLDEGVVLNDAEIDVNDSLNINNDLIASSNYDSPSVDYGEGYYNQSNLTVMLNVNGASSVSYSWDNVSWFESNQSVSFVLNQGIYDLYYAGDGEICCQHYVVDCETPVVSSNFQSDLYYNPIQVSLSSIDNLDVNPRIYYTVDGSDPLENGILYQGLINISQTTSLKFYAEDLGGLRSPIVCCNYIFARVGNINSGKGFRTIQAAIDDDDTVDGDVIYIGPGVFYGPIYVTKSVSLIGRGNPIITIKDNYPNVNYPGGCYNRSNLTVELSIEEDEYLWYSWDNVNWIQSFDSINFTLPIGVYDLYYEYGSEVVHQHYVIDDKAPFAWCNYYSDLYSSPIIVDLYSWDNLDNDSKIYYAIDGSNPLTNGILYSNSINITSTTCLKFYAEDFAGLKSNVITCNYIFDNVANINSGKGFNTIQSAIDDLDTHDGDTIKVKEGLYQEHITINKHLNLIGYNATLKGSSSTNPVVGITNQGSNSIVYGFNIVNSTFGVVILNACNVSIMGNSFLNLHSSIETDGDVNSLIAYNTIDCDHYIGGMSGFTIRKSDNLTIFNNTISLNSNDDSVGIIITDGTSDNISITKNKILSKNSLKGIGLYVTCSNISIEHNTISNFTAALVISSSNSSIYNNCLNDNGYGLFLRRSINNTYKSNNIFNNLYGVFLHHALESHDDLFYLNRLCDNYYYDFFSQATCTYDIGDNWWGDNTPMISTNQYVLANVFNATGNLIMNSWIVMNLFSASYTIDDNSFVQRAQFYLDMTCNNIGGDLSYEGYLPDGLEALIYCFNNDANYKYNLSYLKQGKAFVDFELGDLFCNWDNIYVVSHLDYGNITRTFNKKATIDITLFSSAEDVATEWFVNYTTSIDFTDNIYWITVSWSETTLYSGTINLIVNGEIIQSFNITNLFYQTYKDNYSSNVFEAIKFLNNVFASMKEGVWQPNGYYDSFAEYAGIDPADDELVYSTFLNYLQLAYNLTDDELNFVHTHKMLFIDMIETHIDYHGDITPDINFEYGGCNVLLSPPSGYVDRISNIYYTDIEDENNESIGYEGMRSFAIAKSNVTDDDLRYWLNQKEYYAPGLMKAAYGTFLTPLLVIYENDRVADDAAEKFNVTWSRISPVCVSLCNDYNCLYITGESDHLMGREAIGNSSSVWKFNFATSFSFSLVEQLVGNNVWNTTVIGSVTLGLLESYLNNETLEIITGSGYTVIKREGDNGTLLILEDETGIVHDYFSFYGLLGTMPCYHDDVSDDTWGYGDSILDKLSEEYKDLKNIFSISILSSVFVEGGAVVLEGVTGLSLGAAALIAIPLFIILCPDEANELWKELCYLVNPNYKDYPNITIYEGIDYNTQKLFDKPPVILVLNGQSLDEYIISHYKSNPNPKKDKQTIKNYNAKLNHDKNMNLPLYFTAVGGDSDDSDPGNWTNVGKYVKDILNDFNSLETTSEKVTFLKSHLHELLTLSLAVEASESIFVIIYSLIIWLLNHMDE